The following proteins are co-located in the Vidua macroura isolate BioBank_ID:100142 chromosome 1, ASM2450914v1, whole genome shotgun sequence genome:
- the CRTAP gene encoding cartilage-associated protein isoform X2 translates to MWVAALAALLAVAGAQYERYSFRSFPRDELMPLESAYRYGLDQYSTENWPESVSYLEVSMRLYRLLRDSEAFCHRNCSTAGQPPPAPPAPAGAALEELRLLSGVLRRAQCLRRCKQGLPAFRQAQPGRELLEEFQRREPYKYLQFAYFKANNLPKAIAAAHTFLLKHPDDEMMQRNMAYYKSIPDAEEHIKDLETKPYENLFVRAVRAYNGDNWRTSISDMELALPDFFKAYDDCIAACEGSREITDFKDFYLSIADHYVEVLACKVQCESNLTPIIGGFVVEKFVATMYHYLQFAYYKLNDMKNAASCAASYLLFDEKDEVMKQNMVYYQYHKDKWGLKEEDFQPRSEAVRYHNITTLQLEMYEFAKEHLMDDDEGEVVEFLDELLEVEEKKES, encoded by the exons ATGTGGGTGGCGGCGCTGGCGGCGCTGCTGGCGGTGGCGGGGGCGCAGTACGAGCGCTACAGCTTCCGCAGCTTCCCGCGGGACGAGCTGATGCCGCTGGAGTCGGCCTATCGCTACGGGCTGGACCAGTACAGCACCGAGAACTGGCCCGAGAGCGTCAGCTACCTGGAGGTCAGCATGCGGCTGTACCGCCTGCTGCGCGACAGCGAGGCGTTCTGCCACCGCAACTGCAGCACGGCCGGGCagccgccccccgcgccccccgcgcccgccggcGCGGCGCTGGAGGAGCTGCGCCTCCTGTCCGGGGTGCTGCGGCGGGCGCAGTGCCTGCGGCGCTGCAAGCAGGGGCTGCCCGCCTTCCGACAGGCGCAGCCCGGCCGCGAGCTGCTCGAGGAGTTCCAGCGCCGCGAGCCCTACAAGTACCTGCAGTTCGCCTACTTCAAG GCTAATAATCTTCCAAAAGCTATTGCAGCAGCTCACACATTTCTTCTGAAGCATCCAGATGATGAAATGATGCAAAGAAATATGGCCTACTATAAGAGCATACCTGATGCTGAGGAGCATATTAAAGACTTGGAGACAAAGCCTTATGAG AATCTCTTTGTCAGGGCTGTGAGAGCGTACAATGGTGACAATTGGCGGACATCCATCTCGGACATGGAACTGGCTCTTCCTGATTTCTTCAAAGCCTACGATGACTGCATAGCAGCCTGTGAAGGCTCCCGAGAGATCACAGATTTTAAAGACTTCTATCTTTCCATTGCAG aTCATTATGTTGAAGTCCTTGCATGCAAAGTGCAGTGTGAGAGCAATCTGACACCCATTATAGGAGGCTTTGTCGTTGAAAAATTTGTGGCCACCATGTACCATTACTTGCAGTTTGCATATTATAAAT TGAATGACATGAAGAATGCAGCTTCTTGTGCTGCCAGTTACCTTCTGTTTGACGAGAAAGACGAAGTAATGAAACAGAACATGGTCTATTACCAGTACCACAAAGACAAATGGGGACTTAAAGAGGAGGATTTTCAGCCCAGATCG GAGGCAGTTCGATACCACAACATTACCACACTCCAGCTGGAAATGTATGAATTCGCGAAGGAACATCTGATGGATGATGATGAG GGTGAAGTTGTGGAATTCCTTGATGAGCTGTTAGAAgtggaggaaaagaaggaatcCTGA
- the CRTAP gene encoding cartilage-associated protein isoform X1: MWVAALAALLAVAGAQYERYSFRSFPRDELMPLESAYRYGLDQYSTENWPESVSYLEVSMRLYRLLRDSEAFCHRNCSTAGQPPPAPPAPAGAALEELRLLSGVLRRAQCLRRCKQGLPAFRQAQPGRELLEEFQRREPYKYLQFAYFKANNLPKAIAAAHTFLLKHPDDEMMQRNMAYYKSIPDAEEHIKDLETKPYENLFVRAVRAYNGDNWRTSISDMELALPDFFKAYDDCIAACEGSREITDFKDFYLSIADHYVEVLACKVQCESNLTPIIGGFVVEKFVATMYHYLQFAYYKLNDMKNAASCAASYLLFDEKDEVMKQNMVYYQYHKDKWGLKEEDFQPRSEAVRYHNITTLQLEMYEFAKEHLMDDDEETSREYRQSRNSTKCVFHLCSG; encoded by the exons ATGTGGGTGGCGGCGCTGGCGGCGCTGCTGGCGGTGGCGGGGGCGCAGTACGAGCGCTACAGCTTCCGCAGCTTCCCGCGGGACGAGCTGATGCCGCTGGAGTCGGCCTATCGCTACGGGCTGGACCAGTACAGCACCGAGAACTGGCCCGAGAGCGTCAGCTACCTGGAGGTCAGCATGCGGCTGTACCGCCTGCTGCGCGACAGCGAGGCGTTCTGCCACCGCAACTGCAGCACGGCCGGGCagccgccccccgcgccccccgcgcccgccggcGCGGCGCTGGAGGAGCTGCGCCTCCTGTCCGGGGTGCTGCGGCGGGCGCAGTGCCTGCGGCGCTGCAAGCAGGGGCTGCCCGCCTTCCGACAGGCGCAGCCCGGCCGCGAGCTGCTCGAGGAGTTCCAGCGCCGCGAGCCCTACAAGTACCTGCAGTTCGCCTACTTCAAG GCTAATAATCTTCCAAAAGCTATTGCAGCAGCTCACACATTTCTTCTGAAGCATCCAGATGATGAAATGATGCAAAGAAATATGGCCTACTATAAGAGCATACCTGATGCTGAGGAGCATATTAAAGACTTGGAGACAAAGCCTTATGAG AATCTCTTTGTCAGGGCTGTGAGAGCGTACAATGGTGACAATTGGCGGACATCCATCTCGGACATGGAACTGGCTCTTCCTGATTTCTTCAAAGCCTACGATGACTGCATAGCAGCCTGTGAAGGCTCCCGAGAGATCACAGATTTTAAAGACTTCTATCTTTCCATTGCAG aTCATTATGTTGAAGTCCTTGCATGCAAAGTGCAGTGTGAGAGCAATCTGACACCCATTATAGGAGGCTTTGTCGTTGAAAAATTTGTGGCCACCATGTACCATTACTTGCAGTTTGCATATTATAAAT TGAATGACATGAAGAATGCAGCTTCTTGTGCTGCCAGTTACCTTCTGTTTGACGAGAAAGACGAAGTAATGAAACAGAACATGGTCTATTACCAGTACCACAAAGACAAATGGGGACTTAAAGAGGAGGATTTTCAGCCCAGATCG GAGGCAGTTCGATACCACAACATTACCACACTCCAGCTGGAAATGTATGAATTCGCGAAGGAACATCTGATGGATGATGATGAG GAGACTTCCAGGGAGTACAGACAGAGCAGGAATAGCACAAAG TGTGTGTTCCACTTGTGTAGTGGCTGA